The sequence below is a genomic window from Candidatus Saganbacteria bacterium.
AGCATACAGCAAATTCAAATATGAAAGCGGAACGCATAGGGTACAGCGGGTGCCGAAAACAGAAACCAGCGGACGCATCCATACATCGGCCGCGACCGTTGCAGTGCTTCCAGAGGTTGAAGATTTTGAGATACAACTTGATGAAAAAGACCTTAAGTTCGAAGCGTTCAGGGCTGGCGGCGCCGGCGGACAGAACGTCAACAAAGTATCTTCCGCCGTTCGAATCACACATATCCCAACAAATACGGTCGTTGAATGCAGAGAAGAGAGATCTCAATTACAGAACCGTGTTAAAGCAATGAAACTGCTTCGTTCGCGCCTATATGAAGTCGAATTGGAAAAACAACGCAAAGACCGCGAAGCAACAAGAAAAATAATGGTTGGAACCGGTGACCGATCGGAAAAGATAAGAACTTATAATTTCCCTCAAGGCCGCATAACTGACCATCGCATCGGATTTACCGTGTACCAGCTTGATAATGTCTTGGACGGAAACCTCGATGAATTTGTCGACGCGCTCCAAACCGCCGACCGCATAGCAAAACTTCAGGCAA
It includes:
- the prfA gene encoding peptide chain release factor 1, coding for MFIDKLSKIEERYEEILSALSKKEIIGSQKLFQQLGKELSEIDPIVKAYRKYKDIDKHIEETKTMLPDPEMSELANTELRNLEEKKQKLKEALEFLLVPTDPLDEKNIIVEIRGGTGGDEAALFAGDLLRMYLRYAEKKGWKTEVIDSNPTGLGGYKEAIFSVIGRGAYSKFKYESGTHRVQRVPKTETSGRIHTSAATVAVLPEVEDFEIQLDEKDLKFEAFRAGGAGGQNVNKVSSAVRITHIPTNTVVECREERSQLQNRVKAMKLLRSRLYEVELEKQRKDREATRKIMVGTGDRSEKIRTYNFPQGRITDHRIGFTVYQLDNVLDGNLDEFVDALQTADRIAKLQAK